The Enterococcus rotai genome includes a window with the following:
- a CDS encoding RluA family pseudouridine synthase: MELSIQLPKNFNEQTVRELLEQEWLVPRKVRHFLRTRKNVSINGEPALFHFPVKSGDVVTLQFEPEDYPIPAILLGNTDKVNVLFEDDHLIILNKPIGMKTHLNQPNENDTLLNHLAAYLAPKNQVPYVVHRLDKETSGTILFAKNPFVLPILGRLLESKQIYRRYQAVISGQLNESMTIRKKIGRDRHDRRKRVIDERRGDVAVTHVDVESYDRKTNHTTIYCVLETGRTHQIRVHLTSIGHPIIGDPLYHPKPNGRLMLHAYELHLTHPFTGETIMAVAEPSLW, from the coding sequence ATGGAATTATCCATCCAGTTACCAAAGAATTTTAACGAACAAACAGTCAGAGAATTACTGGAACAAGAATGGTTAGTTCCTCGTAAAGTACGCCACTTTTTGAGAACCAGAAAAAATGTTTCGATCAATGGAGAGCCCGCTTTATTTCATTTTCCTGTGAAAAGCGGCGATGTTGTTACGTTACAGTTTGAGCCAGAAGATTATCCAATACCAGCGATTCTTTTGGGGAATACCGATAAAGTGAACGTGCTTTTTGAAGATGATCATTTGATTATTTTAAATAAACCGATCGGCATGAAAACTCACCTGAATCAACCAAATGAAAACGACACACTCCTTAATCATTTAGCTGCCTACTTAGCACCTAAAAACCAAGTCCCATATGTGGTTCATCGGTTAGATAAAGAAACAAGCGGTACGATTCTATTTGCTAAAAATCCTTTCGTTTTGCCAATTTTAGGCCGATTATTGGAAAGTAAGCAAATCTATCGTCGCTATCAAGCGGTGATTTCAGGGCAGCTAAACGAGTCTATGACCATTCGAAAAAAAATTGGCCGCGATCGTCATGATCGACGAAAACGAGTGATTGATGAACGGCGTGGTGATGTGGCTGTTACTCATGTTGACGTTGAATCTTATGATCGAAAGACAAACCACACTACTATTTATTGTGTTCTGGAAACGGGACGAACGCATCAAATCCGTGTACATCTAACAAGTATTGGGCACCCGATCATTGGTGATCCGTTGTATCATCCAAAACCTAATGGACGCTTGATGCTTCATGCTTATGAACTGCACCTGACACATCCGTTTACTGGAGAAACGATTATGGCAGTTGCCGAGCCGAGTTTGTGGTAA
- a CDS encoding endo-beta-N-acetylglucosaminidase family protein, whose translation MMAYYRTWRDVTMPHDANSTLPDQNVTAMTDIPEGVDIVSVFHYVNPGTDQQKFWDTLKDTYVPTLHARGTRVIRTIDIREIWNVPHAGFTPTTAEYEAYAQQLIDTYLTPWNLDGLDVDMESSLTAKQEEMAVGTFKALSKKLGPNSNTGKLLIYDTNKDNHSLFKKTASYFDYLFVQAYGRSASSLDSTWSTYKTSITPQQFLPGISFPEEQDHNRWNDTVEPYETSRAYAYAKWNPKDGQKGGMFVYAIDRDGKQFGDDTITKTDFSWTKRLINTMNGN comes from the coding sequence ATGATGGCTTACTATCGCACATGGCGAGATGTGACCATGCCTCACGATGCAAATTCAACTTTACCTGATCAAAACGTGACTGCGATGACAGATATTCCAGAAGGCGTGGATATTGTCTCTGTTTTCCATTATGTTAATCCTGGTACAGATCAACAGAAATTTTGGGATACATTGAAAGACACTTATGTCCCCACATTACATGCTAGAGGAACACGTGTTATCCGGACGATCGACATTCGAGAAATTTGGAATGTCCCACATGCAGGTTTTACGCCAACAACAGCTGAATATGAAGCCTATGCTCAACAGCTGATCGATACTTATCTTACGCCTTGGAATTTAGATGGACTGGATGTTGATATGGAGTCTAGTTTAACTGCTAAACAAGAAGAAATGGCAGTCGGTACATTCAAAGCCTTATCTAAAAAATTAGGTCCAAATTCTAATACTGGTAAGCTATTGATTTACGATACAAATAAAGATAACCACTCTTTATTTAAAAAAACGGCTTCTTATTTTGATTATCTGTTCGTACAAGCCTATGGTCGCTCAGCTAGTTCTTTAGATAGCACTTGGAGTACGTACAAAACATCGATCACACCACAACAGTTTCTTCCTGGTATCTCATTCCCAGAAGAACAAGATCACAACCGTTGGAATGATACGGTAGAACCTTACGAAACAAGCCGGGCTTACGCTTATGCAAAATGGAATCCAAAAGATGGACAAAAAGGCGGCATGTTCGTTTATGCAATCGATCGGGATGGAAAACAGTTTGGAGATGATACCATTACAAAAACCGATTTTAGCTGGACGAAACGTTTGATCAATACAATGAACGGTAACTAG